From the genome of Thiovibrio frasassiensis:
CGGACACATGCACATCATTGACCCACTTGACCCGCGCATCAATGCCATAACTCCGGATCGCCTCGCAACAGGCCATGCCGGCGGCAAGGGGGTAGAGACGCATGCTTTCAGGCAGGAGGGTGTTGGCCATGACCAGAGTCAGCCAGAGCCCCCCGGGCGGAGCATACCAGGACCGCTGAAACCGGCCCCGGCTCCCGGTGAGTTCATCGGCGAGAAAGGCCATGCCGCTGGGACAGGAGTGGCCGCGGGTTTCATCCTCGTTGATCCGCTGCCGGGCAAGAGGCATCAGCCGATCGGCCTGGGGCAGATGCAGAATGGTGCTGCCCACCGGGGCACCATACCGGTACACGGCCTGGACGAGCTCGGCGGGATAGTGACCCAAGCGGGAAGGAATCTCCACGTCGGAGATAAGCTGGCGGATGGTTTGAAAGGAAAGAGGCGCAACCATAATATCTAGTTAGCTGACATAAAAAACAGGCTTAAGCATCTCCGAAAGAGTAACCTTTCAGCAGCGCCGCTTCGCTGCTGCCGCAGATGCGCGGAAGAGGCCTGCGAAGTGTGCTATTGCACACGAGCAGGCCGATGACAAGGCAGATGTGGTGCTGCTGGACGGTTACTCCCATTCAGCCTTGACGCGGGTGATGATCTTCTGGATCATGGGCAATTTCTCTTGGGAACAAATGCCCAGCAACGGCTCGCCCTGGGAGACACTGACCCCGGGCTGAAAATAAACGGAATGGATAATCCCCGGCTCCCCAGCATAATAGACCGGGGTGTCGCGTTTCATCAGGGACATGGTGAGGATCTCGTCGCCGGGCTTAATGGAAACCCCCCGCTGGCCGTGCTTGTCTATCTTGGCCTGCAGCTCGAGGGAAAAGAAATACTTGGCCCGCTCAGGAGCGTTAAAAGGCTCCAAGACCTGACGGAGGATATTCTCTATGATTTCACGTTTTTTTAACGGATGGCGGATGGTGAGAATCTTCTCGCCCGCTTCGACAAACTGCCCTTCCAAGTCATCGCGGATAAAAGAAACCACCCCGTTGCTCGAAGAAAAAATCTTTTTCTGATTCCCCTCCCGCGTCATTTCATAGAGAAGGGTCCCCCGGATATGGTGCCACTCTCCGGACGGTCCCTCCACCGCGGCATCTTGCCGTACCCGGAATCGAACCTGACCGGTATGGATGGTACACACGTCCATATAGTCAAAAGGATCGGAACGATACTTGCCAATTATTGCGTCGAAATCTATTTCGTGAGTCATCGCAAACCGTTATGAAACTGTTTGATTGAACATCTCTCAGCTGCCGGCCGGAGCCTGCAGCTGAGAGTGCATCACCTGTAGTACAGATTACCGCCGCCCATGGTCAGCAGGGACTTATGCAGGTTACGCCGGAACTCCCGACGATCCCAGATACCTTGGATATGGCCACGCTGCAAAGCGTTGCGGGCGTTATGGTAATCGGGCGGAATGTCCTCACCTGTGGTATCGCGGATAACCCGAGGCCCGGCAAACCCAACCCGGCTTGAGCGGATGGCAAACTGATACGGTGAACAGCCGAGAAAACTCGCCACCGGACCGGCGTAGGAATTGTTATCGTACACCACAATATACAAGCCACCGGAGTCGATGTATTCCCGCACCGCCATGGTACACTTGGGCATTTGCACCACACCCAGAGTTCCCTCGTGGATGCGGATGCCGCCGGTGGTGTGCACATAGGAAAGCAGGGGCCGCCGCTTCAGCTTGGCCGATTCACAGGCGCGCACGAATTTTTCGCCTTCGGCGGCGCCTACGGTCCCGTTTCGAAAATCGCTGTAGAGCATGGCCACCACCAGATCAACGCCCATGACCCTGGCGTCGAAGGTGATAATACCACTTTTCCGCCCTGTTTTGGCAATGGCGGCCTGCAATCGCTTTTCAAAACCCGGATACACCAAGGGATTGCCCGCGCAGACCCCGGAATTGAACTCCCGAATGGAATCCGGATCAAAGAGATGCTTGAGATACCACTGATATTCCAAGGGGAAATGGTGCCCGCAATTTTCGCAAACTCCGCCGAATTCGCCGTAGAGGTCGGGGACCCAGAGATCCTTGCACCCTTGTTTTTCGGTATTGGGACAGGTCACCGTCCGATCCTCATTGGCCAGCGGACTGGTATAGACATCTCCGAATTCGATGGGATCTTCACCGCTACCGCTGGCTGCGGCCGGAGGTTTGCCCGGACGTACGCCTGGTTTTCGTGCAATAAAATCATAGGCCGCGGTGATCGGTGAGGAAACCTGCTTGAGCAACACAGATCCTTCTCCGGACACATCCTGGAACACCTTTTTCACCTGCTTCTGCTGACTCTTCAGCAGATCATAGCGGAAGCTGTAGTACAGCTTGGCGATACTTTTTTTCGCCTTCTGGCAGAAGGCGGAACAGGCCGAGCCCTCTTCGGAATAAGCCTTACAGGACATGGCCCGGTATTTCTTCGAGCGGTAGCTGAGCAGCCGCTTGACTTCATCCTCGTTGAGATCCCAGGAAATCTCGATATGGGGTTCTTCAACAACCTGATCCCCCGCCTTCTTCATCGTCAATTCATAGGCACGAAAAGCCCTGAGGCTCTTGGTTTTCAAAACCACCTCGTCGGTGGCCCGGATGATCTCGCTCTTGAGCTGTCGGAAAAAGCCGAAATCGTCCCGTTTTGCCCCCAGGGGCGGCTCGTAGACAATCCGGTCGATGGTTCCGAGCTTGAGGTTTTCCGCCGCGGTAATGTGCAGATTTTCGGCACAGGCCTCCACCAGTTCCTTGGGCATCTTCTCGCCCTCGCGGATCTTGCCTTCGATGGCTGCCGCACCTTCCGGGGAGATAACCGAGTAGTAGCCATGGGAAAACATCAGCCGAACATCGGCCATGCCCACCGCCTCGGCCCCGCCGGAACCGCCTTCCGAGGTAACGGAAATCATCGGCACCCGCAGCTTGGCCATGGCGTAGAGATTCCGCGCAATCTGCTGGCCGGCGCCGGGATAATCCTCCACCGGAAAAGAGCCGGGGGTGAAGATATAAAAATGGATGGGGATGCCTTCGGTCTCGGCCACCCGCATGTAGCGGAGGGCCTTTTCGTTGCCCCAGGGCTTGGAACAACCGCCGTTACGGTATTCCTCGCCATGCCCCTTCTCGTGGCCGATGACCATGACCTGCTGCATGACCGACTTGTTTTTCACCCGCCGCATGATACTCGCCCGGGCCGCGACCATGGAGGGATCGATGCTGACCTCCTCGGCGCCGCCAAGTTCGGTGTAATCCTCATAGACATTCTCAAGGATGTCTTTCAGGGAAAAGCGGTGCGGGTTCCGGACAATGCGCACCCGATCCATGGAGGTCAGGGTCTCTTCGCAGCGGGCTTCCAGAAAGCAGAGAGACTCCTCTAACAGTCCGATCTCCTTGGACAACTCCTCTTCCGTGTAGTCATAGAACCTGTCCCGCAGAGTGACAAATTTTTCACGCAGGCCGGAGAGATTCCCCCACTCAACACCATCCTTGATCTGACTCAGGTAGTTGGTGCGTTCTTCCGTCTTAAGCAGCCGCTTTCGTAAATCTTCCATAAAGTAATTACCTGCGCCGTTTAAACTGCTGGCTCATCAAAAGGTGAGCAATCGGGCTATGTTTTCTTGAAGATAGGGAAGGTTGGTCATGATCTGGCCACCGGCGGCATTGCTGCCTTCGATGGCCACCTCCGCCAGAAATTTCCGCCCCCTTTCCTTTGCCTCCTCCATGGTATCGCCCCAGACCAGGGCCAAGGCCAGGTTGGGATCATACTCGCTGGGGATCGCATAGGAGCGGTCGGTGGGCACATGGCTGTATACTGCAGACCAATCGTACTTCGGATAGGAAAATCGGGAGATTGTCCCGATCCAGGGGGCGAACCCACGGGCGGTGTCTTCCGCGACGATCCGGAACTCGATACTCGCACCGCGGGAGGCGATATCCTTCTGGCTATAGCCCATCTTGTCGCCGAGGGCCAGTCTGATCTGCTCGCGGATGAGATTGGGATGTTTGTTGTTGATATAGCTCACCCGGGCGGAGACATCGTTTTCCACCTGGATTCGGGTGTTGACTTCAAGGAGATAGGGCTGGCCGTCCCGGGTGACGATCCACTCCCAGGTGCCGACATTATCGTAGCGAACATGGGCGGCAAGCTTGAGCGAGTATTCAACGACCTTGTCCAACACCTCTTGGCCGTCAAAATCGTAGTTGAAGCAGGAGTTGTCGAATCCGGGCGCGGCCTCAAGCCGCTTCTGGCGACCGGTGCTCTGGATGGTACAGTTCCGGGTGCCGAAATGCACCCGCTCACCGTGCCGGCTGCAGACCAGCTGCACCTCAAGATGGTTGAAGTCGCGGATCCGCTGTTCGATGAGCACCCCGCCATCGCCGAACTGCCGTTTGGCATAGTTCTGAACCTGACGGTAGATGCGGCGGAACTGCTCGATCTGGTAGACCTCTTCGATGCCCATACCGCCGCCGCCGGCTGCGGCCTTGACCAGGATGGAGGGATTCTTGATCTTCTCGCCGTCCTGGGTTTCCAGGAGATGGAGGGCAATGTCCTCGGCCTCCATCTCATTATAGATGGGCCCGTCGGTCCCGGGAATGGTAGGGATTCCCAAACGGTTGGCAACCCGCTTGGTATTGATCTTGTCGCCAAGATCCTTGACCACCTCCCATTTCGGACCGATGAAGGTCAGGGGCCGGTTGCGGATCGTGACCCGCCGGGCAAAACGGAAGTCCTCGGAGAAAAAGCCGTAACCGGGATGGATGGCGGTGCAATTGGTGTGATCCGCCACGGAAAGAATATCGTTGGGATCGGTATAGGCGGATACCCGCCAGGCCCGGCGGATATTGCTCTGGCTGTCCAGGTTGCGGCGCACATGTTCGGACTCCTCGTCCGCCGCGGTATAGATCACGGTATAATCAAGGCCCAGATCCTTACAGGCCTCCATGATCCGCAGGGCAATCTCGCCCCGATTTGCAATCAAAACCTTGTCTTTCAAGCGAACCCTCGATATCGGTTGCGGGGCAGGCTGCACCGGTCACCATATCCCCATAAAACAAAAAGGAAATAAAAGAGAACGATCATTCCGCCGTTTCCGTTGTTTCCATTTTTCTAGTTCTTACTAATTTTCAGGGCAAATGAAAAGGATGAATTCCGATGATCTCATAACAAGGAAAGGCACCGGCAAGGCCAATGGGCCTTGTTGCGACTGCCTCAATTCTCCTCTGGAGAAAAAGCCCTCCATCTCGTGAAGCGCAATCTGTTGAAACAGCATGGTGTTCTATGGTATAGTGAACCTGTTTTTGAATTCTGCACCATGGAAGGCATACATTCCATGGTCAAAGTGTGGCTCTTATACCGATTTTAAAGCTAAACGTCAATTTTTTTTCTTGACACCCCTGGCC
Proteins encoded in this window:
- a CDS encoding acetyl-CoA carboxylase carboxyl transferase subunit alpha/beta, with the translated sequence MEDLRKRLLKTEERTNYLSQIKDGVEWGNLSGLREKFVTLRDRFYDYTEEELSKEIGLLEESLCFLEARCEETLTSMDRVRIVRNPHRFSLKDILENVYEDYTELGGAEEVSIDPSMVAARASIMRRVKNKSVMQQVMVIGHEKGHGEEYRNGGCSKPWGNEKALRYMRVAETEGIPIHFYIFTPGSFPVEDYPGAGQQIARNLYAMAKLRVPMISVTSEGGSGGAEAVGMADVRLMFSHGYYSVISPEGAAAIEGKIREGEKMPKELVEACAENLHITAAENLKLGTIDRIVYEPPLGAKRDDFGFFRQLKSEIIRATDEVVLKTKSLRAFRAYELTMKKAGDQVVEEPHIEISWDLNEDEVKRLLSYRSKKYRAMSCKAYSEEGSACSAFCQKAKKSIAKLYYSFRYDLLKSQQKQVKKVFQDVSGEGSVLLKQVSSPITAAYDFIARKPGVRPGKPPAAASGSGEDPIEFGDVYTSPLANEDRTVTCPNTEKQGCKDLWVPDLYGEFGGVCENCGHHFPLEYQWYLKHLFDPDSIREFNSGVCAGNPLVYPGFEKRLQAAIAKTGRKSGIITFDARVMGVDLVVAMLYSDFRNGTVGAAEGEKFVRACESAKLKRRPLLSYVHTTGGIRIHEGTLGVVQMPKCTMAVREYIDSGGLYIVVYDNNSYAGPVASFLGCSPYQFAIRSSRVGFAGPRVIRDTTGEDIPPDYHNARNALQRGHIQGIWDRREFRRNLHKSLLTMGGGNLYYR
- a CDS encoding biotin carboxylase N-terminal domain-containing protein, translating into MKDKVLIANRGEIALRIMEACKDLGLDYTVIYTAADEESEHVRRNLDSQSNIRRAWRVSAYTDPNDILSVADHTNCTAIHPGYGFFSEDFRFARRVTIRNRPLTFIGPKWEVVKDLGDKINTKRVANRLGIPTIPGTDGPIYNEMEAEDIALHLLETQDGEKIKNPSILVKAAAGGGGMGIEEVYQIEQFRRIYRQVQNYAKRQFGDGGVLIEQRIRDFNHLEVQLVCSRHGERVHFGTRNCTIQSTGRQKRLEAAPGFDNSCFNYDFDGQEVLDKVVEYSLKLAAHVRYDNVGTWEWIVTRDGQPYLLEVNTRIQVENDVSARVSYINNKHPNLIREQIRLALGDKMGYSQKDIASRGASIEFRIVAEDTARGFAPWIGTISRFSYPKYDWSAVYSHVPTDRSYAIPSEYDPNLALALVWGDTMEEAKERGRKFLAEVAIEGSNAAGGQIMTNLPYLQENIARLLTF